GTGGCGACACATCGCGATCAGGCTTCCCTGCACGGCTGTGCTCCACCCAACCGTCTTGGAAGCGAAATTCCAGTGGTCGCACATCGCCCGCGGCAATGAGCTCTCGGGGTTCAACGCAGAGGTCAGGGCTGATTTGTTCCACCAGCTGACCGCCTTCTTGGATCCGGATCCGTCTCGCGGCACAAAAGGCGAGATTGTCGGTTCGAAACGGTGTGCCGGTGAGTCCCAGCCTCAGTCGAGCCTGACTGCTGAGTTCTAAAAAGGTGCGTCCCCAAACGGGACCATCTGGCTCGTCAGGGTCGACGCCAAGGTGATGCGCTTCGTCCGCAATCGCTAAAAGTTGATCACCAGCCCATGGCTCGAGCGCCCGTTTGAGCCCTTCGATCTGACTGGCTGCCCCTTGGTAGGTAACGAGCCAGCCATCGGCGTTTTGGACGGCTTGGCTTTGGATATGGGGGCTGGCTTCATTCCAGGGCTCGAGGCGTAGCCCTAGCCGTTCCGCTGATGAACGCCATTGGCTGAGGATCGATGTGCGGTGACACATCACCAAAAAGCACTTCAGTTTTCCCTCTTGCTGCATGGCTTGGAATCCGAGCAAGGCCCCCAGGGTCTTGCCCGCACCAGGTCCCGCATGGATCAGGACATCGCGCCCGTGGCTTGCTTCCGGATCCAGTCGTCTGCGGAGCAGCTGAACGAGTTGCTGTTGCCACTGACGGGGTTGGATCCTGCTGCGCGAGCCGTCTCCTGGGAGCTGAAACGAAGGACGTGCGATCGGTCAGCCGCAAAAGTTAGGTCTTTCTAACCATTCCATCCGTTGATGCCACCCTTAGCTTCCAGCCAACAGCTCTTGGGGTTTCCGGCCCCCTGCCGCCATGGCCAAAAGCCGTCCTCGTTACCGATCCAATCCTGATCAGCGCCAACAGCTTGAACATTGTTGGCCGCTGGAATGCGACATCGATCCCTTGATCCTGCGCCTGCGTTGGTTGCAGCACCAGAGGCAATGGCCCCTGGTGCAGGCGGTTGAGCAGGAGCTCCTTCCGTTGTTCTGACCCGCCTCGATCCCCTTAATTAAAGAGATTCGCTGTGGTTGTAGAGCAAGCGCTCTACTTCCATTAATCCTGCTTCTGCAGCGGTTTGGGCCCGTTGCTGATCGCCGCCAGCGGCATTGGTGAGCTGGGCGACCACCCGCTCCACCATGGCTGTCTTTTGGTCTTTGATCATGGCCAGAATTTCGCCTTCGATCAGCTGACGCACGGCGTTGCTGCGCAAATGATCATCGGAGGCTTCGTCAAAGGTTCCCTGGACGAGTTCTTGAATAAATAGACGGTGCACTTCACTGCTGCGCAGGAAGCTTTCGGTGGCGTTGATCATTCCATCCACCAGGGTCCGATCCGGCTCGGCCTCTGTGTCGGACTGTTTGTCTTGCAATTTGAATTCCCAATCCAGGTGGCGTCGTTGCCAGCCCGCTGCGTGCAAGCTGGGCATCACCGATTGAGAGAACGTGTCCACGGACATTTCGTAGATCCGTTCCGCGAGGCGTTCACACCATTCCCGGCCGTGTTCGGCAAGAAGTTCTTCCATGGTGTGGCGATTCACTGCATGCCCGCCGTGATGGCTGTGGCAAACGCCATCGGGACATTCGATTGCGGAGAGACCCATGTGCTTATAGACAGAATCCTCTGATTAGCCACAGCTCCTTCCTTAAGTCAGCTTCTACAGAAAAGATCCGTTTCGGGAGCCACGACCTCGTAATCTCAGCTGGGTGGCGGCACAACGAACTTGCCCAGACTCCTTATCCCGATTGAAAGCGCAGCGGCTGAAACCCGTGTAGCGGCTTCACCCGAGACCCTTAAAAAATTCATTGCCCTCGGCTGCTCCGTTGCAGTTGAGCGTGGTGCCGGAGTGTCCTCCGGTTTCCTTGACGAGGCTTACGCCAGTGCTGGAGCCGATTTGGTTGCTCCAGGAGAGGCTCAAACCTGGGGTCAGGCAGACGTTTTGCTGTGTGTGCAAAGCCCAAGCCCAACATCCCTGGCTCGATTGCGACGGGGGGCTCTCGTGGTGGGCATGTTGTCTCCCTATGGCAATCAAGAGCTATCGGAAGCGATGAAGGCTTGTGGGCTCTCAGCCATGGCGCTTGAGCTTCTCCCTCGTATCAGTCGTGCCCAGGCCGCTGATGTGCTCTCATCCCAGGCCAACATCGCTGGTTACAAGGCTGTGTTGCTCGGTGCTGCGGCCTTGGATCGCTATTTCCCGATGTTGATGACCGCAGCGGGCACCGTGCAGCCCGCCAGGGTGGTGGTGCTGGGTGCTGGTGTGGCCGGACTTCAGGCCGTTGCAACCGCTCGCCGTTTGGGTGCGGTTGTTTACGTGAGCGACATTCGACCCGCTGTGAAAGAGCAGGTGGAGTCGCTTGGAGCCCGGTTCATCGATCCTCCGGAGATGGAGGACAAGCCAGCCGAATCCGGCGGTTATGCCAAACAAGCCTCGGATGCGTTTTTGGCTGCACAGCGACAACAGCTGTCCGATCAGCTCGCCCAAGCTGATGTGGCGATTTGCACAGCCCAAGTGCCAGGCCGGCGAGCCCCACGCTTGATCAGTGAAGACATGCTCGATCGCATGCGCCCCGGATCGGTGGTGGTGGATCTTGCTGTGGCTCAAGGTGGCAATTGTGCCGACACCGTGCCGTCCCAAACGGTGAACCGCAAAGGCGTGAAGCTGATTGGTGCGAATGAGCTTCCCTGCAGCGTTCCCAATCACGCCAGTTCGTTGTACTCCCGCAATCTTTTGGCTTTGCTGCAGCCCACGCTTCAAGACGGCCAGCTCACCCTCGACACCGAAGACGAGCTCATCGCTGGTTGTCTGATCGCTCATGACGGCAGCATTCGCCGTGGCGATGTTCTTACTCCTGGAGGTACCAACTGATGTCGTTTTTAAGTGAGGCTCTCTGGGTCCTGCTGCTCGGCAGCCTTCTCGGTCTTGAACTGATTGGCAAAGTGCCTCCCACTTTGCACACCCCCTTGATGAGTGGCGCTAATGCCATTTCAGGGATCACGGTCTTGGCGGCTCTCACCTTGATCATCAAGGCGGGAAATGACGGCAATACGCCTTTATTGGCCTTGGGTGCTGTGTCCCTCGGTTTCGCTCTTTTCAATGTGATTGGGGGCTTTTTGGTCACCGATCGAATGCTGGCCATGTTCAGCCGTAAGCCCGCACGCAAGGAGAACCGCTGATGAGCACTGCTGTCGTTGTTAAGTACGCGATCGATCTGGTCGCCGTCCTGCTTCTAGCCCTTGGAATCAAGGGGCTCTCAAAAGTACGTTCTGCGCGGGAGGCCAATCGTCTGGCTGCCGTTGCCATGGCTCTCGCCGTGTTGGGAGTCTTGGTTGATTCGTTTGCCGGTGGAATCTCAGCTTCTGCTTGGACATGGATCATCGGAGGCACCCTCGTTGGTGGCCTTTTGGGCGCGATTACCGCTCAAAGGGTTCCGATGACATCGATGCCCGAGATCGTGGCCCTGTTTAACGGTTGTGGAGGCATGTCATCCCTGCTGGTGGCCCTTGGTGTTGCCCTGTTCCCTGTGATGGGGGTGGAAGGGGAATCTCGAATCGTTGAGGAGATTTCGATCGTGATCTCGGTGTTTGTGGGTTCGATCACCTTCACCGGTTCGATCGTGGCCATGGCCAAGCTTCAGGGCTGGTTGTCCACACCGCCATGGATGCAAAGCAAGGCCCGCCATGTCGTGAATATTGCCTTGGCGGTGGTGTCCTTGATCGCTGCGGTCGAGATGATCCGCAACGGCGGAAGCGGACTGTGGCTGCTGGTTGTGGCCTCGGCGTTGCTCGGCATCGGCGTCACCCTGCCGATCGGCGGAGCCGATATGCCCGTGGTGATCTCCCTGCTGAACAGCTATTCGGGAGTGGCCGCTGCTGCTGCTGGTTTTGTGGTGGGCAGTCAGCTGCTGATTGTGGCGGGCGCGATGGTGGGCGCCGCCGGTTTGATCCTCACCCAGGTGATGTGCAACGGCATGAATCGCTCCCTGGTGTCGGTGCTGTTTGGTGGAGCTCTCGGCGCTTCCTCCACAGCCTCCGGTGGTGGTGGTGAATACACCAACATCACCAGTTGCAGCACTGAAGAGTGTGCCCTCACCCTTGAAGCGGCAGAACGGGTGATCATCGTTCCCGGCTATGGCCTGGCTGTGGCTCAAGCCCAGCACACCTTGCGAGAGGTGACGCGCTCCCTTGAGGCCGCTGGGATTGAGGTGGCTTACGCCATTCACCCTGTGGCGGGCCGGATGCCCGGTCACATGAATGTGCTTCTGGCGGAAGCCGATGTGCCCTACGAGCAGCTCAAGGAGATGGATGTGATCAACCCTGAGTTCCCAGCGACTGACGTCGTTCTGGTTCTGGGTGCCAACGATGTGGTGAATCCCCAGGCCAAGACCGATCCCAATTCACCGCTCTATGGCATGCCAGTGCTGGATGTTCAGCAGGCCCGCACCGTGTTTGTGGTGAAGCGCGGCATGAGCGCTGGTTATTCCGGCATCAAAAATGACCTGTTTGAACTCGGCAACACCTCCATGGTGTTTGGCGATGCCAAAAAGGTGCTTGGAGATCTGCTCGGAGAACTCAAGGAGTTAGGCGTCGGTAAGAAATGATTCGCCTGTGAGCTGGCCTGATCCAAGCCCAGACCCCCAGCTGCTGAAGCAACTGGGGGTGGCTCCATTTCAACAGCGGCTTCCCTGGTGGGGTGGCGATCTACAGACGTTGAGGGATACGCTCCGTCCCGTTGTTTTGCCGACCGATCAGGGTCAACCCCTCGAGATCCAAGTGCCTGCCCTGAAAAGTGGTGCTGCAGGCTCGGGAGCCTTGCTGGCCTTCTTGGATTGTCCAGCCGCTCCGAAAGCCCTGGTTGTTGTCCTGCATGGACTGGGGGGGTCCAGTCGTCGCGAGGGTTTGCGCAGGCTTGGGGTGGCCCTGTTTGAGGCGGGCTATGCGGTGCTGCGCCTCAATATGCGTGGTGCCGATCCTGGGCGCCATCTGGCGGGTGGCACTTATGCGGCTCAGTGCAACAGCGACCTTTTGCCTGTGTTGCATCGGGCGCGACAGCTCTGCAGCACGCTCTCCACAGAAGGAACCTCCCTTCCCTTATTTGGCGCCGGGCTTTCCCTGGGGGGAACCATGCTTCTAAATGCATGCCTCTCATCGCAAGCCGAACGGGTGGCTGCCGGACTCGACCCAACGCGCCAGCCCCTGGATGGATTGTTCTGTGCCAGCAGTCCTTTGGATCTGGCTGCCTGCAGCGCCTCGATTGAACGTCCCCGCAATCGGGTGTACCAACGCTGGTTGCTGCAGCGCTTGGTGCGTCAGACGCTGGCCGATCCCTTTGGCGTGAAAGATTTGGATCTTGAGCGCATGAGTGGTGCTGCGCAACCGCGCACCATTCGTGCTTTTGATCGCACCGTCACCGCTCCGCGTTGGGGATTTGCGGATGTGGATGCCTATTACCGCGAGGCGTCTCCGCTCCAGCATTTGATCCAATCACCCCAGCAGTTGCCCCCCACCCTGTTGCTTCAGGCTCTTGATGACCCATGGGTTCCCGCTCACTCGGCCCTCGAGTTACGGGAGGCTGTCTCCGCTAACCAGCCAATTCAGTTGATTTTTACGCGCAAAGGCGGCCACAACGGTTTTCACGGACGCGCGGGCTGTTGGGCGGATGCCCTGGCTGCATCGTGGTTGAAAACCCTCAACTGAAGGGAGTGGTCTTCAGGATCCACTCCTCGATCGGTTGTCCTTGGATGATGTGTTGCTGAAGAATGCTGCTGATGCGTTCCGGCGTGACACCTCCATACCAGGTGCCATCAGGCCAGACCAACAAGATGGGGCCCTGATCGCAGATTCGTAAGCAATCCGCTTTGCTGCGCAGCACGATTCCCTGGACTCGGCTGGGATTTTCGAGGTCCAATTCACGCACCTGTTGCTTGAGAGCGTCCCAGCTTGCGGCACCGATCTCTGGATCACAGCACTTGGCTTTTGTGGGTGTGGCGCAGAGCAACAAGTGATGGCTAATCCGCTGGTTCATGCGGCCAGCGATGCGCTGTTCATGCGCGTGGTGCCTCGGTTCACCTGCTCGCGCACGGCCTGGCGCGCCCATTGATCCACCGCCAACACATCATCCAGAGAAGGGCTGGAGGCGAGATCCGCTTTGTGTTGTTCGCAGGCTCCCTCAATCATTATGGGGATGTCGAGAAAGTGAATCTTCTCTTCGAGGAACTGGGCCACGGCCTCTTCATTGGCTGCGTTGAGTACAGCAGGCATGGTGCCGCCAGCACGCCCTGCGGCGTAGGCCAGGTCCATGCAGGGATATTTGGCTGGATCCGGTGCGCGGAAACTCAATTGCCCCACTTCGGTGAGATCGAGCCTTCTCCAAGGGGTTTCCAGCCTTGAAGGCCAACTCATGCAATAGAGAATCGGCAGTTTCATGTCGGGCCAGCCCAGCTGGGCGAGCACGGAGGAATCAGCAAGTTCCACCATCGAATGGATGATGCTTTGGGGATGAATCACGATCTCGATGTGGTCGTAATCCAGGCCAAAGAGATAGTGAGCTTCAATCACCTCCAAGCCCTTATTCATCAATGAGGCTGAATCCACGGTGATTTTTTTACCCATGCTCCAGTTGGGATGGGAGGTGGCATCGGCCACCGTTGCTTTTTCAAGCTCAGAGGCTGACCAATCGCGAAAGGCTCCACCCGAGGCGGTGAGTTGAATGCGGCGTAGGCCAGGGGTTGGAACCCCGGTGGAGAGTCGGGCGGTGTCGCTCCAAGGTGTTCCCTGCAGGCACTGGAAGATGGCGGAGTGTTCCGAGTCGGCGGGAAGCAGCCGGCTGCCGCTTTTCTTCAACTCAGGTAAAACAACCGGACCAGCTGCAATCAGGGTTTCCTTATTGGCAACGGCCAGATCTTTCCCGGCGCGAATCGCTGCCAGGGTGGGCAACAATCCAGCACAGCCCACAATTCCAGTCACAACGAGA
This portion of the Synechococcus sp. ROS8604 genome encodes:
- a CDS encoding Re/Si-specific NAD(P)(+) transhydrogenase subunit alpha, which produces MPRLLIPIESAAAETRVAASPETLKKFIALGCSVAVERGAGVSSGFLDEAYASAGADLVAPGEAQTWGQADVLLCVQSPSPTSLARLRRGALVVGMLSPYGNQELSEAMKACGLSAMALELLPRISRAQAADVLSSQANIAGYKAVLLGAAALDRYFPMLMTAAGTVQPARVVVLGAGVAGLQAVATARRLGAVVYVSDIRPAVKEQVESLGARFIDPPEMEDKPAESGGYAKQASDAFLAAQRQQLSDQLAQADVAICTAQVPGRRAPRLISEDMLDRMRPGSVVVDLAVAQGGNCADTVPSQTVNRKGVKLIGANELPCSVPNHASSLYSRNLLALLQPTLQDGQLTLDTEDELIAGCLIAHDGSIRRGDVLTPGGTN
- a CDS encoding DEAD/DEAH box helicase; the encoded protein is MQPRQWQQQLVQLLRRRLDPEASHGRDVLIHAGPGAGKTLGALLGFQAMQQEGKLKCFLVMCHRTSILSQWRSSAERLGLRLEPWNEASPHIQSQAVQNADGWLVTYQGAASQIEGLKRALEPWAGDQLLAIADEAHHLGVDPDEPDGPVWGRTFLELSSQARLRLGLTGTPFRTDNLAFCAARRIRIQEGGQLVEQISPDLCVEPRELIAAGDVRPLEFRFQDGWVEHSRAGKPDRDVSPLSEEVRESWRARNLRRAIHLSDSSSIAQQLLIRARRKLEQVREHHPNAGGLVIAKDIAHARSISSLLREQGDRVDLVHSQDPEAAERLSSFQEGGADWLVSIDMCAEGFDAPRLRVVAYLTTVVTRSRFVQGITRAVRMCNNRAATETVPRDPSYVFAPADPLLMSYARSWSLSEPYRIQAQPQEVDADDPLQSGAWRGPSLPLEAVNDGAGAVIRLRTPELPNFLHQ
- a CDS encoding ferredoxin → MNQRISHHLLLCATPTKAKCCDPEIGAASWDALKQQVRELDLENPSRVQGIVLRSKADCLRICDQGPILLVWPDGTWYGGVTPERISSILQQHIIQGQPIEEWILKTTPFS
- a CDS encoding NAD(P) transhydrogenase subunit alpha, whose protein sequence is MSFLSEALWVLLLGSLLGLELIGKVPPTLHTPLMSGANAISGITVLAALTLIIKAGNDGNTPLLALGAVSLGFALFNVIGGFLVTDRMLAMFSRKPARKENR
- a CDS encoding 1-deoxy-D-xylulose-5-phosphate reductoisomerase, producing the protein MKAISVLGSTGSIGTQTLEIVEDFPDQFRVVALSAGRNLSLLVTQIQRHRPDVVALADPALLAELKDRLMALPADSRPEPLPHLVAGPEGLDVVASWDAADLVVTGIVGCAGLLPTLAAIRAGKDLAVANKETLIAAGPVVLPELKKSGSRLLPADSEHSAIFQCLQGTPWSDTARLSTGVPTPGLRRIQLTASGGAFRDWSASELEKATVADATSHPNWSMGKKITVDSASLMNKGLEVIEAHYLFGLDYDHIEIVIHPQSIIHSMVELADSSVLAQLGWPDMKLPILYCMSWPSRLETPWRRLDLTEVGQLSFRAPDPAKYPCMDLAYAAGRAGGTMPAVLNAANEEAVAQFLEEKIHFLDIPIMIEGACEQHKADLASSPSLDDVLAVDQWARQAVREQVNRGTTRMNSASLAA
- a CDS encoding YheT family hydrolase; translated protein: MSWPDPSPDPQLLKQLGVAPFQQRLPWWGGDLQTLRDTLRPVVLPTDQGQPLEIQVPALKSGAAGSGALLAFLDCPAAPKALVVVLHGLGGSSRREGLRRLGVALFEAGYAVLRLNMRGADPGRHLAGGTYAAQCNSDLLPVLHRARQLCSTLSTEGTSLPLFGAGLSLGGTMLLNACLSSQAERVAAGLDPTRQPLDGLFCASSPLDLAACSASIERPRNRVYQRWLLQRLVRQTLADPFGVKDLDLERMSGAAQPRTIRAFDRTVTAPRWGFADVDAYYREASPLQHLIQSPQQLPPTLLLQALDDPWVPAHSALELREAVSANQPIQLIFTRKGGHNGFHGRAGCWADALAASWLKTLN
- a CDS encoding NAD(P)(+) transhydrogenase (Re/Si-specific) subunit beta, whose protein sequence is MSTAVVVKYAIDLVAVLLLALGIKGLSKVRSAREANRLAAVAMALAVLGVLVDSFAGGISASAWTWIIGGTLVGGLLGAITAQRVPMTSMPEIVALFNGCGGMSSLLVALGVALFPVMGVEGESRIVEEISIVISVFVGSITFTGSIVAMAKLQGWLSTPPWMQSKARHVVNIALAVVSLIAAVEMIRNGGSGLWLLVVASALLGIGVTLPIGGADMPVVISLLNSYSGVAAAAAGFVVGSQLLIVAGAMVGAAGLILTQVMCNGMNRSLVSVLFGGALGASSTASGGGGEYTNITSCSTEECALTLEAAERVIIVPGYGLAVAQAQHTLREVTRSLEAAGIEVAYAIHPVAGRMPGHMNVLLAEADVPYEQLKEMDVINPEFPATDVVLVLGANDVVNPQAKTDPNSPLYGMPVLDVQQARTVFVVKRGMSAGYSGIKNDLFELGNTSMVFGDAKKVLGDLLGELKELGVGKK
- a CDS encoding EF-1 guanine nucleotide exchange domain-containing protein; the encoded protein is MGLSAIECPDGVCHSHHGGHAVNRHTMEELLAEHGREWCERLAERIYEMSVDTFSQSVMPSLHAAGWQRRHLDWEFKLQDKQSDTEAEPDRTLVDGMINATESFLRSSEVHRLFIQELVQGTFDEASDDHLRSNAVRQLIEGEILAMIKDQKTAMVERVVAQLTNAAGGDQQRAQTAAEAGLMEVERLLYNHSESL